The genomic window ACAGCACGGCGAAGAGGTATAGGAGCCAGTGCACGCTTTTCCCTTTCCCGCTCACCAGCTTTAACAGCACGTACGAGATAACGCCGAACGATATACCCTCCGTTATGCTGAACGCGAGCGGCATCATGACAAGAGTGAGGAATGCCGGTATCGATTCCGTGTAGTCGTCCCAATCCACGTTCACGATGTTTTTGAACATCATTGCGCCCACGATTATCAGCGCCGGGGCGATTACGGGATAGAGCGTCGCGTTGCCGGTCACGTATCCGGCCCCTATCATGTGCACGAGAGGGCTGAAGAATATGGCGAGCAGGAAGAGTATCGCCACTACGATACCGGTGAGCCCTGTCCTCCCTCCTGCCGATATGCCCGACGCGCTTTCGATGTAGCTAGTGACGGTCGATGTTCCCAGCACCGCGCCTCCGCACGTGGCTACCGCGTCCGAGAGCAAGGCTTGTCTCGCCCTCGGGAGATTCCCCTCCTTCATGAGCCCTCCCTGCTGGCTCACACCTATGAGCGTCCCTATCGTATCGAAGAGGTCGAGGAAGAGGAATACAAATATCACCGTGATGAGGTGAGGGTCCTTGAATACGTTCGGTATTTCGAGCTTGAGGAGTGTGGGAGCGATTGACGGAGGCGCCGAAATGACGCCCTTGAATTCGACTATGCCCGTAAGGAACCCCGCCGCCGCTGTGACCAATATGCCTATGAGTATGGCCCCCCTTATTTTGAGCACGAAGAGGACCGCCATGACGACGAGCCCCAATATCGCAATAAGGGTAGGTTTCGACGTTAGGTCGCCGAGTGTCACGTAGGTAACGGCGTGCCCCGTTACGATCCCCGACCATTCGAGCCCTACCAAGGCGATGAGAAGCCCTATC from Thermodesulfobacteriota bacterium includes these protein-coding regions:
- a CDS encoding NCS2 family permease, giving the protein MLERLFALKEQNTNPSRELVAGLTTFMTMSYIIFVQPAVMGAAGMDPGAVMVATCVSSALGTVLMALLANYPIALAPAMGHNFYFTYIVVLTLGYSWQEALGAVFVAGLVFILLSTVGLRETLMNVLPGCLKNGIPVGIGLLIALVGLEWSGIVTGHAVTYVTLGDLTSKPTLIAILGLVVMAVLFVLKIRGAILIGILVTAAAGFLTGIVEFKGVISAPPSIAPTLLKLEIPNVFKDPHLITVIFVFLFLDLFDTIGTLIGVSQQGGLMKEGNLPRARQALLSDAVATCGGAVLGTSTVTSYIESASGISAGGRTGLTGIVVAILFLLAIFFSPLVHMIGAGYVTGNATLYPVIAPALIIVGAMMFKNIVNVDWDDYTESIPAFLTLVMMPLAFSITEGISFGVISYVLLKLVSGKGKSVHWLLYLFAVLFIARYIWLE